A genome region from Babesia bigemina genome assembly Bbig001, chromosome : I includes the following:
- a CDS encoding ribosomal L27e protein family protein, putative, translating into MAKLMKPGRIVVVLAGRRAGRKGIIVHCNESPSKRRPYANCLVAGVDKHPLKVTRNMSKEKMQKRMRIKPFVKYINVNHLMPTRYTVTGRIDPKTLVTDEQMENQATRKEARKALKAVLEETLNNPDPADGKISKDALFLRKKLRF; encoded by the coding sequence ATGGCCAAGCTTATGAAACCAGGCCGCATTGTAGTCGTGCTCGCAGGCCGTCGTGCGGGCCGCAAGGGCATCATCGTCCACTGCAACGAGAGCCCGAGCAAGCGCCGCCCGTACGCTAACTGTTTGGTGGCGGGTGTCGACAAGCACCCGCTCAAGGTCACCCGCAACATGAGCAAGGAGAAGATGCAGAAGCGTATGCGCATCAAGCCCTTCGTGAAGTACATCAACGTGAACCACCTTATGCCCACCCGCTACACCGTCACCGGCCGCATCGACCCCAAGACCCTGGTGACCGACGAGCAGATGGAGAACCAGGCCACGCGCAAGGAGGCTCGCAAGGCATTGAAGGCGGTGCTCGAGGAGACCCTGAACAACCCCGACCCTGCCGACGGAAAGATCTCCAAGGATGCACTCTTCCTCAGGAAGAAGCTGAGGTTCTAA